The Proteiniphilum propionicum genome contains the following window.
AATTACAAATCAAAGATATACAAGACCAGAGCGTGCGCAACTTGTACAGTTCGAGGGGAATGCACTCAGAATAAACTCGGGCGGGTAATCGAGCGGAGTGAATATCAAGATATTATCGATGAAAACACCTTAAGGGTTAGAGAGCGCAAGGATTATTATAAGCTTCGCCAACAATTAATAGAGCATCCCTTCGGCGTTCTCAAGCGACAATGGGGTTTTACATATACCGTGATGAAAGGCAAAACGAACGTCATGAGTGAGGTAAACTTGTTGATGATCATTTACAACCTCCGGAGATGCGTTACTATTTTCGGAGATGATTTTAAAAGAACGTTAAAGGAATATAAATTGAGTTACTAACTATCCATACAGCCGCATTACCTGCTCACTCTTCAAATTATGGTAATGAATGGGATTCAAATCGACTTTATAATCTCCATTATAATTAATTACACCCTGAAAAACTCACAAATCCATTGGATGGAAAACTCATAAAAAAAGAGTTTTTGCACAGACTGCCGAACGGTTCCGCTGGCTGACGGCCACGCGTAGTTCTATCCTGCAGGCCTCCCCCACTCATCCGGGGAAAACAACTGACCTGGATGCCACCTTCAACCGCCTCTTTGAGGAGCTGGTAAAGTAAAAATGGGAAGCACACCGATTCCGGGCAAGTCGGAAGCGATCATTTTTCCGTTTTCAAGCTTTGCACCGTCGAAGCAATCGTTTCCTATCAGCAGCGCACCGTCGAGATCGGCAAAATCCATTCCCGGATAGATTTGTGATGCAGCAGAAATAGCGCAGGAGGTCTCCGTCATACAGCCCATCATCACCTTCATCCCCAGCGCTTGTGCCAGGGTGCGCATCTTCCACGCTTCGTGCATACCGGTACACTTCATTAATTTGATATTGATGCCGGAAAAGACACCTTTTAGTCGTTCCACATCGGCGAGCCGTTGCACAGACTCATCGGCAAAGATGGGGAGCGGGCTTTCCTCCGTCAGCCGGGCAATACTGTCTAAATCGGACTTAGGCATGGGCTGCTCCACCATCACCACCCCTCGCTCTCTCATCCAGAAGATCATATCCAGCGCCTCACTGCGCTCTTTCCATCCCTGGTTGGCGTCTACCGCCAGTGGCAGATCGGTTACGGAGCGGATAGCTTCAATCATCCGCTTATCATCCGGCCCTCCTACCTTTATCTTCAATATGTTGAAACGCCCCAACGCTTCGCGTGTTTTTTCACGAACCACTTCATCGCTATCTATACCAATAGTGAAAGTAGTATCTGGCACATTCGTTTTATTCAGCCCATACATCCTATGCCAGGGAGCACCGATAATCTTTCCTGCCAAGTCGTGCAGTGCGATGTCCACTGAGGCCTTGGCCGCAGTGTTAGCGGGAGCAATTGCATCAACATATAATAAAATCTCCTCCAGATGTGTGGGATCAGAGAATCCTGACAGATCTACCTTCTTCAAAAATTCAATAACCGAAGCCTGTGTCTCACCCAAATAGGGCGGCAAAGACGCTTCTCCATACCCTTCCAGTCCATCATACTCTATCCGGGTAAGTACTACGGGTGTGGTTTTTCTTGAGAAACCCGAAATTGTGAATGTATGTCTCAGTTGTAAATCGTATGGAATCCAGGTTAGTTTCATTTTTACTGATGATTTTGCCGTTTTTTTGGAAGCACCGCTCAAAGTAAACGAAGGAGCTGCAAGAGCTGCAGCCATAAAAGCAGATGTTTTAAGAAACTGCCGGCGGTCTTGTTTCATCTTCAATATTACTATTTATTTGTTATTTATAAAAATTGTTCTTGAAAATCTCTTCAATGCCTTCACTGTCCACCTCACCAATGATTCTTTTGGTGCGCAGATAACGGTTGGCATTGAATTTGTCATATAACGGGCTGGGCGGATCTATACTGTTTACACGTATATAGTCGGATGCATGGATAAATTGTTTATTACCGATATAAATACCTACATGTACCACCCTCTCTTTTGGACTGTCTTCGGTAG
Protein-coding sequences here:
- a CDS encoding dipeptide epimerase; its protein translation is MKQDRRQFLKTSAFMAAALAAPSFTLSGASKKTAKSSVKMKLTWIPYDLQLRHTFTISGFSRKTTPVVLTRIEYDGLEGYGEASLPPYLGETQASVIEFLKKVDLSGFSDPTHLEEILLYVDAIAPANTAAKASVDIALHDLAGKIIGAPWHRMYGLNKTNVPDTTFTIGIDSDEVVREKTREALGRFNILKIKVGGPDDKRMIEAIRSVTDLPLAVDANQGWKERSEALDMIFWMRERGVVMVEQPMPKSDLDSIARLTEESPLPIFADESVQRLADVERLKGVFSGINIKLMKCTGMHEAWKMRTLAQALGMKVMMGCMTETSCAISAASQIYPGMDFADLDGALLIGNDCFDGAKLENGKMIASDLPGIGVLPIFTLPAPQRGG